The DNA segment CAACTTGAAGTCTGAGGGTACGGCTGGTCCCTCTGTCAAATAACTTTTGTGCTCATGTGAAACTATAAACCATTAGTGCAGGAAGACTTCAAGGGCTCTGTGGCCTCGCTAATAAGCCTCTGCTCTAGAGAAACTGTCAGAGACGGAATATAATTCAAATAGCATTGGTGGCCAAGAATgcagtatttaaaacatttgcaaCAGAATAACTGCcgcaagaaaaaaaattcagatCCAGTCACAGTGGTCAACCGgatccctgtgagaagccaaggaGCGGGACATGAAACCAAGAGCTTCTCTTCCCTCcagtggcttccagaaactggcattcagaaccattgctgcctccagctgtggaggtagagcaggcttcctcaaactcagccctccagatgtttttggcctacaataataataacataataataatttattatttataccccgcccatctggctgagtttccccagccactctgggcggcttcaaatcaagtgttaaaaacagtacagcattaaatattaaaaacttccctgaatagggctgctttcagatgtcttttaaagataggatagctgcttatttccttcacatctgaagggagggtgttccacagggtgggcgccactactgagaaggccctctgtctggttccctgtaacctctcacaatgagggaactgccagaaggccctcggcgctggatctcagtgtccgggctgaacgatgggggtggagatgctccttcaggtatataggaccgaggctgtttagggctttaatggtcagcaccaacactttgaattgtgctcagaaacgtactgggaaccaatgcagatctctcaggaccggtggtcccagtggccactcccagtcaccagtcttgctgccgcattctggattaactgcagtttccaggacaccttcaaaggtaaccccacgtagagtgcattacagtagtccaaccggaagataactagagcatgcaccactctggcaggcaggtagggtctcagcctgcgtaccaggtggagttggtagacagccgccctggacacagaattaacctgcgcctccatggacagctgtgagtccaaaatgactccgaggctgcgcacctggtccttcaggggcacagttaccccattcaggaccacggaatcccccacacccacccgccccctgtataactcccatggtccctagctagcaggaccagtggtcagggatgatgggaattgtagtctcaaaacatctggagggccgagtgtgAGGAAGCCTGAGGTAGAGCATAGCCTccaaaagccctctcctccatgaatttgtctaatgatcttcttttaaagccatctaagatggtggccatcactggaGGAGCaagttccaaagtttccctcaAAGGCCCCATTTTAGTTGAAATGCCTAGGAATGAAGACTGCTCCGCCACttaagtattttcttttattcatttGACTGCTCAGCAGGGGAAGATTTAGTAAAACTCATAACATCATATCTGGCAAATGAGTGCTGTGGAAATTAATGCTGTGACAGAAGAGAAGCCTGCACTCAGAGGACGCAGGGAGAGGCCGTCTTGTTCACAGGTTTTGAAGCAGCCAGTCCAGAACTGGCAGCCGCACAAAGTTGCCCAAGGCCTCCCCCAGCTGCCTTTCCTTCTCATACTTCAGAACTGCCTGCATCACTTCTCCGACGCTGTAGCCCCTGTCCACGGCCACTGTGGAGAGTTGCTgaagctgttggggggggggaaaagaCAGCGATGAGTGCGGTTTATTTGGGGAGCGTGGGTGGGGAGCTGGTATTGGTTCATATTCATCCACCAGAACTTTCACATTCCCACCCTCCTGCAGCATCTGCCCAGTAGCCAATTTCCAAAATCATATTCTACTCAAGATGGAAGCCCAGTTTATACAATCAGGCCCAGCTTCCGCTATACTGCAGCACAGGGGTAAGTCAACATAGGGTCATCCAGCTTTTCCAAGCAAAACTTCTGTTATCCCTAACCGTTACtcatgctagctgggcctgatgggagttgtagtccaaaacatctggaaacagAACATTGCCTAGTCAGTCAATTCTTTAACGcagtccaaagacccacaaatATATCCCagtacataaaaatacaaaatacatacgtACTACTTGAGCATCGGATAAAACTAAGCTTGTCCCAGACCTTTAACTAATACAAAGTGCTTTCTGATCCTGACCGCCTCAGAAAGAAACTGGCAACTGCCAAAGATATGCTTGGAATCCTATCCTCTATAGGTGCCTGACATAAAATTGTGTGGGTTTGCAATTAAAGGAAGAATCTTTTGTTATCTGACCTGCTTGTATAGTCTGCAGGCCAGTGGAATATGCTGTATAGATTCTGCTACCTGATTTGTACAGGGGCATAATCTAGCAGAGTAAGGAATACCCGCAAATCTGCCTTGAAGGAAGGAAATATATTCAGTCTGTCCTTGGTAAAAAGTCTGCAGTAGTTGACCACTGTCAAGTTCTTTAGATATTCAGCTGTGTAAAGTGTCCCAACATACTGTAAACTCACAGCTCTTGGTGAGCAGGATGAGTTTGAACGGACCTGCAGATCACCGTACACAATGGCCCACcgttttgtttttgtggtttaAAGGCTATGTCAAAGCCCAAGTGTTCAAGAAGAGATGGGGACAGCCCAACTGAGGAAGCTTTTCGGGCGTTGAGCTTGGACCAGCAACTTACGAACTTGTCCTGAGCTACATGTTGGAGTAGTCCTGTGCCCAGTTTGAAAACACTGACCTTAAGCTAGTATTTTAAGGCTGCCCACCAGGCCCTGGTCAGTAGAGGGCATTCTCCAGTTTCCATGGAAATTGACTGAGTTAGGCATTTATCTGGAGGAGAGGTCTCAAGAATTTAGCCTGGAGGTTATTCAACTCAAATGTTATTCCTCAGTCCCATATATTAGAAGCATATAGTAATTGGGCAGCTGTTTTGGCATTGAATACTTTGATGGCAGGTGGAATAGTTAGTAAAGAGTGGCCAACTGACTAACTTGTGGAAGGCCACAGATCTATGGGTGGTCCATGTTGTTGTGCGATGGGATGTCAGCCCCAAGTATTGGAAGCTTGCCTGTCTGGTAACCATTTGCATTGGGGAAATTTCTTCTCAAAACCCAAGATTTTAGTTTCCCCAAAGTTAATTTTTAGAGCATTCTGTACGCAATAAGACATGAACCTCCTTAGTTTCTCCTGGTCTGGAACGTTACAGAATAGCGGCGTCATCAGCATACAGCAGTAATGGAGTCCTCCTGACCCCAAGTTTGGGCATGGGGCCAAGTGAGTCATCCTCTAGGTCATTTATAAATACGTTAAACAAGGAGGGTGCAAGGATACAGCACTGTCTGATTCCTCTAGACATAGATATTTCACCTGAAAGCTGTCTCTGGGTACCACATCTGACTAATAGCTTGCTATTACTATAAAGGGCCTTGATGAGGCAGAAAAGTCTACTGTCAACCAGAACCTTGTTCTACTTTCCCCATAACTTGGTTCTGGTGATGGAAACGAAGGCTGATTTTTAGGTCCATAAAAGCTACATACTTTGCTTGTAGAGATCTCAAATATTTCTCGGCAAGATGGAATAGAACTATACAGTGATTGGAAGTTGAGCAGTTCTCTCTAAATGCAGCTTGTGCCTCAGTAAAGATGCTATTAGCATTCAGAAAGGCAGGCAATCTAGTGCAGAGGTGGCAGGCATAATTTCCCCCTTTATTGATAACAAACTAATGGGTCTATAGTTCTCTGGGTCACCGGGTTGGCCTTTCTTGAAGATTGGCACCACTattgctttgcttctcgcaaaACCCAGACCACTGCCAGTACCTATTGAAGAGTACAGGGGATCCCATAGGACAAAGGCCATGGGGCTAAATAGTATCACCACCTTCTTGGACCATTCACAGACCTAGAACTGGAACCACCAGAAAACTGTGTTCTGTGGTTCTGTATCAACTAAATGTGACTAATGGTACCAAATACCATTTGAACAAGATTAAACTCATCCAATGGCAACATTATaattagggcttttttcagcagtaactaaccagaactcagttcctgcatctCTCAGGTAGATGCCATTGCTATCCTAAAAGAATGAGTGAAGTGTTCACGgtgggttctggcacctctttttctagaaaaaaagcactgatcataaTGGTGCAATTGGAGCAGCTGCTCCAGGGCTCAGGCCTGCAAGGggccccagactctgagctttcacttttttaaaaaaaatgtctctAGCATGCTTGGAAAGAAAGTTAGGAAGCAAAACATTCAGGCAGCTTTCTAAGTGGTCTGTATGAGAAGAGGCCAGTCTGGCTGCTCCACCTTTCAGTGTTTTTCACCAATGAATGGAGTCAAAACTGTGACTGATGATTAGTGAGTTATTTGGAATATTTGGGGTTCTAAAGAGCTGCTGTTTCCTCCTTCCATTTGCGCAATTTTCTTTTCTGCATGAAACCAGCCTGAGCAGCAGGAGAGGTTGCAGTAGGAGGAAAAGAGATGAGAGAAGGGGATGGGCAAGAGGGAGAGTAATCGAAATTGGAAGATGCCTCCCCCATACCCCTGCCCTAACCCTGAAAGGTTATCTGTGATGTATCAGGGAAATACAGTGGcaacaaaacttcttgcaacaaCACGCACAACTTAATACCATCCCACGCAAATGCCCCCGCTAGTTTCTTCCCATTTACCTTATTCAGGGTCTCTTCATCATCATCCATGAAGTACAACACAGGGACGTTCAACTGAGAGGCTGCTACCCACTGAAGGATGGCTTGAAGCTGTTTGTTCTGAATGTTCTCCGGAGCATTCTGGTTGGTTACAACCACTTTGCGGCCAGACAACGTGTCTTCCCCTGACCCTATTCGGCTTTCTGCAGAATCTGTGCCCTTTGCATACAGAGGCCCGCAAGCGTCTTCCCCGTCTCCCATATCCCCCAGACCTGACTCGGGATTGCTGTATTTGGCTATCATGAGACACAGTTTGGTCACTGTATCCACCAGGTTGTCAATGAACGGCCcactgcctccttccttcctgttgaCGTCAAACTGGTCCAGAATCATTTTGGTCAGTCCAGAAATGGCCTCCTCGTAGGAGTGGTCTACTTCGGAAGTGCCTGAAGGCCCAGGTCCCTCAGGGCATTTGTAAGTGCTCTTGTAGGCCTCGTCGGCCATCAAAGTTCCAGCGTTTCCTCCTAATTTGTTGACCGTCTCGTTGATGAGCTTTTGCATGAGCATGACTACCACACCTGACATGTCATTTTCGGCATTGGTCTCCGACTGCTCGTCGTCGCTTTGCTTCAACGAGTCAAACTGTTTTGATAAAGGCAGTGTGCAGGCGTTGCCACCTTTTTCTTGAGACAAGAACCCGAACCCGGTGCCACCTGCCTTGCCGCTCCTGCCACATTCGGCCTCCTTCAATGCATTctcctgctggactagatggtactGTATCAGCAGCAATGCTGTCACAATCAGGTCTCTTGCCCAAGAATCTGTTGAGAGGTTAGCAAGATCTTGGTTTTCTGGATTCCACCCAGCCTTTgatgactggggatttgaacagtCGTCGTGTTGTTTCTGGTGCCACATGGTGAGGCCCTCCTTTATGATGTGGTTGCCCACGGTTTCTGCGCAggtcatttctttctctttgcaagaTTCTGTTTTGGTGGCAGAAAACCTCATGTTTTGAGACTTTCCATCATGTCCGGAGCCTGTCTTGAGACTGGCAAAGGCCATGCTCTGAGACTTTCCCCTCTCGCTCACGTGCTTCTGCACAATCAAAGCGTTGTGTAACCGATTCAGCATGGCTTGGACAATTTCGGAGGCCTTCTGACTTCCCTGCGTGAAGAGGCTTCGCTTCACGGCGGAAACAAAGTCAGAGTCGGTCATGAGCGTTCCGGTGACATCGTgtaagttcttcatgcaggagtCGATGAAATCAGATACAACCTCTTTGGAGTGCTTCAGCAGAACCTTCTTCAACACGGCACAAGCGATGTTGGAGTCGTTCACCTTCACCTTCATGGTCTTCATAACCGAGACCATCATATCGGAAACCACGTTGTTGGCGTAAACCAATATGCCTTTGCTCAGGGGGTTGCTGTACTCGTCTGCACCAAAGCGCTTCTTGCGGTTGCAGCCTTTGATCCCATCCGTGTAAGGGTCACTCTTATTGGGTAtttctgcattttcttctttGTAATAAAAGGCGGTCTTCTTCTTAGAAGCTGGGGTTTCTTCATATTCGCCTTCACACATCTTGGGCGGTACATTGTGCTTGATGTCCTCC comes from the Podarcis muralis chromosome 6, rPodMur119.hap1.1, whole genome shotgun sequence genome and includes:
- the AKAP3 gene encoding A-kinase anchor protein 3, giving the protein MMTESIDWLQSQSGLCKVDRYTASDEEDQNWTTDSAKLFQQTASDPLKVLSWLRKDLENCAIGVQNVLNASNNAGGAKSRDPSTTRQNMPQRNVRSPGGFSVCDEEFSVNVSSNRASPTFHLSMKASCQKESKDEESDGSTSPNTNPDPDDVSFYCNRLSNLAIAMARKEMNDRSDGNNTCIHKSLYGPAGDHSHRSIGVGTEDIKHNVPPKMCEGEYEETPASKKKTAFYYKEENAEIPNKSDPYTDGIKGCNRKKRFGADEYSNPLSKGILVYANNVVSDMMVSVMKTMKVKVNDSNIACAVLKKVLLKHSKEVVSDFIDSCMKNLHDVTGTLMTDSDFVSAVKRSLFTQGSQKASEIVQAMLNRLHNALIVQKHVSERGKSQSMAFASLKTGSGHDGKSQNMRFSATKTESCKEKEMTCAETVGNHIIKEGLTMWHQKQHDDCSNPQSSKAGWNPENQDLANLSTDSWARDLIVTALLLIQYHLVQQENALKEAECGRSGKAGGTGFGFLSQEKGGNACTLPLSKQFDSLKQSDDEQSETNAENDMSGVVVMLMQKLINETVNKLGGNAGTLMADEAYKSTYKCPEGPGPSGTSEVDHSYEEAISGLTKMILDQFDVNRKEGGSGPFIDNLVDTVTKLCLMIAKYSNPESGLGDMGDGEDACGPLYAKGTDSAESRIGSGEDTLSGRKVVVTNQNAPENIQNKQLQAILQWVAASQLNVPVLYFMDDDEETLNKLQQLSTVAVDRGYSVGEVMQAVLKYEKERQLGEALGNFVRLPVLDWLLQNL